Genomic segment of Xenopus laevis strain J_2021 chromosome 4S, Xenopus_laevis_v10.1, whole genome shotgun sequence:
TTTCAGGAGAGATCAGCATGCACAAATTTATTAAAGGCCATTATCAAGGTTAATTAAAAGCAGGTGATATAAATACTTAAGTctatttttgtaaagtaaactTTGAATGAACAGGGGTAGGAcctctccaaaaaaaataaaggttgacAGCCAtctgtacaaaaatattattattcaaaCATGTGCATATGTAGTTTATAAACGATACTATTCAGAAAATAACAGCCTCTGCACTATGTGAACCTTTTCACGTGTTACATGCAGGAACAAACACTGTAGCAGTATATATGCACAGCCAGCACTGTATTTACTATATACCCCATTTCCTCCTGTTAGAATGAAACCCCTCATCTGCGCTAGACGTATGGAAAAAGTTCTAGCTATACGTGTTTATTAAATCCCCTCTAAGGCACATCTTGTCTGTAACACTACTTTAGGCTAACAAAATAGATTGGCTACTCAATCACAAGCATacgcaatacatttttatttcttccacATACCATTATACGCCATGGTTAGCCTTTCCAATGACACCCAAGAGCGGAGAAGATGACACAAAAAGTGACAAGAGCTTAGTGTGAGGGGAACATTGTGCAAATTTAGAGCTCTGACACTTCGAAAATGATGGGCACCATCAGGAATTGGACTAATTACTCTTCTTTCCTCCACAGGAGGTAAATCATCAAATAAGGGCACTGTAGACACTTCTGAAGGTTTCTCATTGGCACTTTCTTTATATCCTTTGTTCGTGTTCAAAGCTTCTCCCTCACCTGCGCTGGGAACACTGAAAATGAAATCATACAAGTCATCTGGATTTGATCTAATGCTATCCTGAATATCTGCTCCAGATTTGAGATTTTTTCTTGAGGTAGATGCTACTTTACTGCCAAAAGTATTGGGAGGCAGTAATGATTTGTGACATGTTGCTTTCCTGGAGTGGGTGCTCCTAGATACTCGACGTGGTGGGTTTTCAGCGCTGCTGTGATCAGAACAGTCGGTGACAACACTGTGACTAATGTTCAAAGGCTGCAGGCTTAGCAAGGCACTTTGGCTGCCCATGTCCTCTTCTACATTGTTCTTAGAATGCATATTTGACAGATCTGCAGAGCTAGAAGACTGCAGAAGGCCTGTCTCTGGTCTTTTTTCCTGGAGCTCATCACTGTTAagatttagtgatttttttaagcaaagtgtACAGGGACAGCTCGCCTGCTTCTGCCAAACCCCTGCACTTACACTAAGTATCAAAAGCAAGAGATTGGTGTCAGGAGAAGGCCAGGAGAGTAGAGAAACCCTGTTCACCTGGCCATGATGTACGAGACGATGGAGAAGCAACCTCAGGGACCTTTGTGTGGCTTGGTCAGAAGAGCGTAGATGGAGGAATTTCAGAGATTCAACAGACCTTGCAAGACATTCGAGCACTGGCGGTGTAAGCTCTGATACTCCTTGTTGTTTATTGCAAATGGTAAGCTCAGTAACGTGCGGTGCACTGTGCACCAGAGGAGAAAAACGCTGGTCATTTAAACGCTGATCAGAAGAAACTTTCAAAATTCCACGAAGAACATTGTGAAAAAAAGCTTCCAGAAATTTCTTCCTCCAACATTTAACAGTCTGCAAGCAAAcagaaaaactaaaatcaattaGTGTATAGACATTTACTGGCATTGCTGGAGGGGTGtcatgctagagtcctgcatggaaccaatttttgaaacctggaCCCTCAACCCATatttttacccacttggacccactATCCAACCCACAACTGTCCTAACAGCAACCCGATCTGCGACCCGCTGGACAACCGGAGGTGCTGGTGCTGTAAACCACAAGTGACTTCATCAGAAGTAGGCaggatagaaaaaaacattttaaatatgtgtaAAGGTGTAAAACATAATATAGATAAGACCCACAAACCCACAGACTGGCAAGCCTACATCTATGCCCGCACCTGGAAGTCCTACCtgcaggtacctgacccgctggCACACCCATTAAATGCATAATATAAGCTAAGATATTTGCTTTAAGCTAGCagttctttttttcctatttggTACTATTCACTCTTTGTATGTTGCAAAAAAACACCGGTTCCTAACTCACCCCGAACCTTGAAGGCTTGCTTTTCATAATGTCATTCCACAGCTTGCACCAGATAGACTGAGTAGAAAGAcctttaaaaaggagaaaaaagtcaTACCTTAACCAACTATTCTATAATTATCTCCCAGTGACATCCCCCCAACTTCTGTTCATATCACAGTTTCATCAAGTCGGATCTTGCCCAACCCAACATCACTTTGCCATGGTAAACTGGTCTTGGTTCGGAAGGAGCATCTAATACACACTACTTTAAAACTggaggtgcgggctaatagagcccgaaTTCTGgctggggataacagtagttttttttaaaaagatgccCCCACCAGCGATACGCtacccgcaccaggagggagctcccagtttgAGCAGCCACGTCTGTCACTCaaatgcgcataatgaaaagctgctccgaattgctcattatgcgcatgacgTCACATGCACATTATGTGCAtgtgagtgaccggacatggctgcggGTAGCGTATcgctggtggggggcatttttttttaaaaaaaaaatactactgttatccccaaccggaatgcgtgctctattagcctgcaccttttgtcatggataacatttttacccaacaggtgccctttaaaggggtagttcaaggtcaagttcatttttagtatgttgcacAATTCCCTATTcttagccaatttttttttacatattaaagggatcctgtcatcggaaaacatgttttttcaaaacgcatcagttaatagtgctgctccagcagaattctgcactgaaatccatttctcaaaagagcaaaacagatttttttatatttaattttgaaatctgacatggggctagacattttgccaatttcccagctgtccctggtcacgtgacttgtgcctgcactttagcagagaaatgctttctggcaggctgctgtttatcttctcaatgtaactgaatgtgtctcagtgggacatgggtttttactattgagtgttgttcttaccaggcagctgttatcttgtgttagggagctgttatctgtttaccttcccattgttcttttgtttggctgctggggggggggtgggaatgattgaagtttatcagagcacaagtcacatgacttggggcagctgggaaattgacaaattgacggatttcagtgcagaattctgctggagcagcactattaactgattcattttgaaaaaaaaatttttcccatgacaatatccctttaaagttccgTTTAACAAAACAGACCAGATAGCTTGTGAtgcttaattaaaaacaaagacttttacttcaaataaaataattttcattattggTGATACTAGTACTTTACCTGCATAATGTTGTTGCAGAAGTACATTACAAACCATCAAAACCAGTTATAATGTTACTGTACAATCATACCTTTCTTAACAGCAGTCTGTTCTATTCTCTCAAGATAATAAATGTTTAATAGTGGCAGAATTCCTTGCAGGATAACAGCTGGCAGCCctgtaaaaacaaacatttccaaGTAAAGAACAAGCTTCTCAATGGATTACAATCTAAAATCACACGAGGGTGAATTTCATCTAGGGAtgctgaatccaggattttgccttttttcagcagaattcaacTTAATCCAAGTGtatggccaaactgaatcctttaATCAggtgaatttggccaaatcttaaAATAGTAGatttctggatttggtgcacctcAAATTATTTCAAAAGCCATTTAGCCTGCTTGTAAgtttatggcatttttagctcttTGCAGTTAATCCACAGAGCATACACAGTAACTCATTTCAGACATTTATTTGTGCTAATTCACCACAGCAATTAAttacaaaattgtgaaaatacAATATAGAAACATAATCTCAAAACATACCACAAGGTAGTGTGGATTATATCCATACCAAAGGGCCACTATCATTATCCCACCTATTACAGAAACCTGGATAAATTATTTCCCTCAGTAGAAAATGCTTACTCAATAGAAAGTTATATTATTCACAATCATAACATAGAAGCAGATCTATACATTTCATTCCAGTGCACTGCTTATAAACATTTCCAcattcaaataaataatattttgcctaTAACAAATGTCTATGTGCTTAGaagcaatatattattattcaaGCAAAGCCAAATAAGATGTGTGAACCTCCAAAAACATGAAAGTGCATTGTGTTAACTTAAAATCGACTACATCATATTATTTTAAAGTGCattaatttatcaaagtgcactAGTGCAACTGAAGATAATAGGTGGGATATTGCTAGTGGCCCTGTGGTATggataaaactttaataaataaatgaaccttGGAGTATGTATGAAATAAATATGCAGGTATACAAGGGATGTGACCTGCAACAGCCACACCTCCTCCCAGCAGTGCACAGGTCAGAATCAAactcagtataaatataaagaatGCTCTCATTACCTCAGGCAAGTACTATATTGCAAAAGCATCACCATTAAGGAAGTTACAAAAGTTTGTATGAAGCATTGATGCAGCCATGTAACATACACACAGTCTCTGACATGATGTCACTTGCACTTCCCCAATATCCTCATTGTGAGGATTTACATTAGCATTTATGTTTCTAGGATGATGTGATTTCTTCTAAGTGCTAACATAAACTACATAGATAAACTACAGTCCCCACAGCAACCTAATGGGATTGCAATGAAGAACTTGGAGACATGACTGCAGCAACAACACGGGCTAAATTACAAGTGAGATACATAACATGGATTCAACAAAACCCCCGTCTGTCAGAAGAGTCCAGAAATGAAAGGAATGCTAgttcccttccccctcccccccccccccccaaaaaaaaaccgtCACTGCCCGGGTGTTTCGCAGGCTTACCCCACACGTCTTGTTCCAGTTTCTCCATGTTGGCATTCACTACCCTGGCACAGAGCTCAAATAGAGTTGCCGTCCCTCCAGCATCTTCCACCGCATGATCCATGGCCTAGGTTACCCTGATCACCGCCACTCACTCATTTCAGGGGAGAACCGAAACCAAAAGCAGCGGACAAGTCAAGAGGGAGCAGAGCGGGCGATGAGCCACTTCTCAGTGGGGGTACATGGCAGCCATCTTGAGAAGGTCGGCCAGCTCTGTTTAGATCACGTGGCGAAGGTGGCATCGTCGCTAACTAGCCATCTTGCGAAGGTCAAATGACTTATTGTGGCAGTCGAGTATTCTTTATGTAACTGGTGGTGGCCCTTGCGAATAAATGCACAAACTGCTTGTTTCGAGCGTTTATAATTGAAATTTCTAAGAGGAGTTTTCATTTTAGAATAATGCAAAATGCCAATAAATGTTCCATGATTAGGCAGTTCAGCTGTCCAAGGGGGCATAAGGTCAAAACCAGATATACTTTGCATGTACGTTTAGGGAAAGGGCAAGTGACACTTccctacattaaaaaaacaacgcCTATAATTTCGTGGTTGTTTATATATCTTTGTAAACTTGCCATAAAGTAACTAATGGAAACAATGGACAAATTGTCTCACAAATCTGTCGTCTTGAAGCAGCTCCAGACTGGTAGTGGTAGCCTGCCTGTGTTCTGGTCAATGAGGAACTGCTGGCACTTTAGCTTGGGCCTCGGTGTACTAGAAATGGCAAGCTTTCTtttgaatctaattttttttatattgcagtcCTTAGCACCATTagtggttgccaccttttatggaaaaaaataccggccttcctatatttttatcttttttccctattaataacattgggatcagccggCCAGGCCTATAAAATaacgaccaggtggcaaccctaggtatagGTGACCTCTTGTCTCTTATATATACCAAATATGCGTTCCTCTTAAATAAAGGCCCTTTACAGACGTTGAACTATCTATTTGCTATGACTTAAAAAGGCACTATCACTTTAATGGAACATCAAATATGTAAGTTCTATTCTCGTGCATCTATagcactttttattttatgtgtgcatatactgtacattcattcaTATGTTGGTGATAGTTCCATGCATAAGTGCACCAGGCCAAacttatggttgccacctggctggtattttaccagtctggcgggtaaaaacgatggttgataAGAGTaaattttatacttaccgtaattttcttttcctggaacgTACTCATGGCAGTGGGTCACTTGTATGTATCCCTGCCCCCGCAGGATTGGACAGAAAAACTAATTAGCATAGCAATTAAAAGCTCCCTCCTCCCCTTTCACCATCAGTTCTAGGTTTTCCCAAAGTCAATAAGGGAGGGATAGTGACCCACTGCCATGAGTAcgttccaggaaaagaaaattacggtaagtataaaatttACTCTTTTCCTGTTCACTAACTCATGGCAGTGGGTCACTTGTATGATATGCCATAGCAATAAAGGGAGGGCAAATgctgaaataatatatttattaaagaaaagaaactgttTGCAACACAGAACGACCAAAATTAGCTTCTGTAGCTGACATTACATCCAACTGGTAATGTCTAATGAATGTCTGCATTGACGACCAAACTGCTGCTCTGCAGACCTCTTCAGAACTCACTGAAGACTGGAACGCCCATGACGTTGCAACTGCTCTGGTGGAGTGAGCTTTGATTAATGCTGGCTCTGGCATCTTTAGGGCCTTATAGGCCTCTTTGATACAGGAGGTAATATATCTTGCCAAAGTAGACTTAGAGGCAGGAGCACCTCTTTTAGGGCCATCTGGGATCAGGAATAATGAATCTGACTTCCTGAAGTCTTCGACTCTTTGAATATATATCGACAATGCTCTGGCTACATCGAGCCGGTGCAATTTTTCTTCTAATTCATTAGACGGATCCTTGTAGAAGACTGGTAACACAATCTCTTGATTACAATGAAAAGAAGAGGATACCTTTGGCACAAATTTTGAATTAGTTCTCAAGACTATCCTGTCTTGATGAAAAATAAGGCATTCCCTTGCAATTCGCTCACTCTTCTGGCCGACGTTATGGCGACCAGAAAAACTACTTTAAGAGTTACATTCTTGAGTGGTACCAACTGTAATGGCTCAAAAGGATCATCCATTAAAGCTTGCAACACAGCAGACAGGTCCCATGGAGGTACTCTCGATCTTATTGGAGGATTTATATGGTTTGCCGCCTGAATGAATCTTACTATGATTTGTTCTGCAGCCAATGATTTATTCCAAAAAGCTGATAAAGCTGAAATCTGAGATTTTAGCGTATTTGTGGCCAAACCCTTTTCTAAACCTGATTGAAGAAATTCTACTACATGAACTGTAGAATATATAGACGGGTCAATCTTTCTTTGCTTACACCAGTCTCTGTATATGCTCCAAACTCTGTAATATTTGCTAGAAGTTGAAGCCTTTCTGGACTGTAGTAAAGTATCCACTACTGCTTCAGATAGTCCTGATTCCTCTAACTTCCTCCTTTCAGTAGCCATGCCGTCAATCTTAGACTGTGAAGATTTGGATGCCAGATTGGACCCTGAGACAACAGCTGAGGGATTAGTGGTAATTTCCAAGGGTAGTCTATCGCCATGTTCTGAAGCTGGGCAAACCAAGGCCTCCTGGGCCACCATGGAGCTATTAGAATTACTCGAGCATAATCTTGTCTCACCTTCCTTAATGTCTTTGGAATGAGAGGAAATGGAGGGAACAGGTAGGCTAGATGGAACCTCCATGGTATGGAAAAAGCATCTCTCCCCTCTGCTTGGTGTTCCCAGCTCCTGGAAAAAAATCTGTGAGTTTTCCGGTTGCATGTGGAAGCCATCAGGTCTATTTCCACTGTCCCCCATCTCTTTTCTAACTAAAAAAATTTGTGGGAATCCAGCGACCACTCCCCCGGATGGATCCTGGATCTGCTGAGGTAATCTGCTTCGATATTCATTTGTCCTGGGATGTATGTTGCTGTCAAGTGGCACAAATTCTCCTCTGCCCATAGAAAAATTCTCTCTGTTAACTTCATCAGGCACCTTGATCTGGTTCCCCCTTGTCTCCTCAGATAACTCACCACTGTGGTATTGTCTGAATGAACATTCACTGACAACCCTCTTATTTTCTGTTGATAGCCTTGAAGAGCTTCCCAAACTGCTTGTAATTCCTTCTGATTCGAAGACCATTGCCTCATCTCCTCTGACCACCAGCCCTGGAGCGGCTGATTGTTGATAACTGCGCCCCAGCCTAGATTGCTGGCATCGGTAGTAAGAGTCTGCCATTGTGGTGATAGGATGTGCTTCCCCTTCTGAAGATTGGCTGAGAGGCACCACCACCTCAAACTCTCCTTGGTCTTCCACTTCAGAAAAATCTTCTGCTTCATGTTGTATGGATCTCTGGACCACTGCTTCAGAAAATCCCATTGTAATTGGCGACAatgaaaattcgcccattccaCGGCCTCGGCTGCTGCTATGCACTTGCCTATTACACTGAGGCACTCCTTCGCCGAACAGACTTCTTTCCGTCTGAGTACCTGTACTGATTTTCTGACATCTTGTGCCCTCTTCTTTGTCAGAAAAACTTTCATCTGGATGGAGTCTATTAGCACTCCCAAATACTGAAGATGCTGCACTGGTGTTAAATGCGACTTGCTGAAGTTTACTTTCCATCCGAGGCGTTGCAGGAAGTTTAGAACGTAATTTCTTTGGTGAATTAACAATTGATGGTCTCTGGATTTGATCAGGATATCGTCTAAATACGCATACACCTGTATGCCTCTTTCCCTTAGAACTGCTATCAGAGTGATTAGGACCTTTGTAAATGTTCTCGGTGAGGTGGCTAGACCAAACGGTATGGCTTGATACTGGAAATGCTTTCCGAGAACAACAAACCGAAGAAACTTTTGATGGGAACTGGCCACAGGAATATGCAGATAGGCGTCCTTTATGTCGATGGAGATCAACCAATCTCCCTGATCTATTTCCTGCAAAACACTTCTcaaagattccatcttgaactttcTGACTCGTAGAGACCTGTTTAGCACCCTTAGATCTAAAATTGCTCTGTAttctcctgtttttttctttattaaaaacaagGGGGAATAAACTCCTAACCCTCTTTGGGATTTTGGGACTGGTCTTATTACCTCTTGTTTCCATAAATCCTTCAGGATCTTTGAAAGAGCTTGTCTTGCTCTCGGCTCTCCCGGAATCCTGGATTGCAAAAATAAACTCTTCAAATGTCTGCGTTTGAATTCCAATTTGTAACCTACAGAAATTATCTGAAGTACCCATCTGTCTCGGATGGTTGTCTCCCATTCCTTGTAAAATTTCCCAAGTCTTCCTCCTACTGGATTTTGGGATAGACTTCTGGCGTCATGCATACCTTCCTCTGCCAAATCTGGTCTGCCTCTTGGACCCAAGAAAAAGATTTGATTGCCCCGATCTCCAAGCCTGATAGTTTGCGTAGGGTCTGCCAGGTCTGTAAAACCTAGCCTCTTTATAATTAGTTCTCTCGATCCTTGTATTCTGAAATGGGTTTCTTTTACCCCTTCTATCTTGTGGTAAAAAGGGACTCTTACCTGCTGTCACCTTAGAAATAATTTTCTCCAAACTGGAACCGAACAATAATTCACCTTCAAATGGCAGCCCACAAAGATTGTGCTTTGAAGCAGCATCCGCCTGCCATTGACGCAGCCATAAGGCCCTTCTAGTTGAAACAGAGAGTGCCATTGATTTTGCTGCCAACCTTAGGTTTTCAGTTGCTGCTTCCATGATAAAGTCTGAAGCCCACTTTATCTCAGTAAGCGCATCCTTAATCCTGGATCTACTGACGTTTTGAGACAAAGCATCTTCAATATTCTTCAACCAGATCCTTGACGCTTTTGCAAGGCAAATATTAGCAATGGCCGGCCTACATGCTGCACCAGCTACTAAATAGGCTTTCCTCAATGTGCTCTCCTGCCGTTTCTCCATTACGTCACGGAATGACACGCCATCATCCACCGGTAGCGTAGTTCTGCGAGCGATTCTTGTTATAGGAGCATCGACCTTAGGAGATGTGACCCACTTATTAATAACCTCTTCCTGAAaaggatacattttattaaatcgtTTGGAGATGAAAAATTTTTTATCTGGTGTCTTCCACTCTTTTTCTAATTACGatttaaatatattatgcataggGAAGTATGGTTGCTTCTTGTAAGAACGGCTAGCCAGTCTATCCCTCTTGGAGGTATCCTCTTGTGGATCATCCAGCTCCAAAGCTtttaacatggcttctaaaagaGGTGACACAATTTCCAAATCAAAGTTTGATTGGCTGGAAGACTCATCCTCTTCCTCAGTCTCATCTAATTCACCTTCTGAAATTTGCACCGTCTGATCCAAATCAGAATCCGCTGATGAGATGCCAGCTTCCTCCTGAACCCTTGGCTTTTTTAAAAGCTTATCAGTAGCTCTAGATAAAGCTACCTCAATAGAATTAGACACTGATTGGGACATCTTATTCATAAATTCTTCAAATTGATTAGTCATATTTCCTGAGGCAAGCGAAATACATTCCTGACAGAGTCTTCTTCCCTGCAATGCAGGATTATCACAAGATCTGCAGATCTTAGACTTCCTAGTTGCTCTTTCAACTTCCTGATCCCCAGAATGCctacaaaatatacaatagaTTTGATAAGTTGTACTGGAAAAATTAAACATCCATCCTGCTCTCTGTTATCGTTGGACTCACCCCTCCATATTTTAACGACCTTTGCCTCCTTAGTTAAGCCAGATATTGCCAGACTAATGCTCAGAAATAGCTCACAAACTGACAGGTTGATTCTGAATGCTGAAAAGGATACATCGTTTCAATATAGGCATCAATGTAACAACAATCTCCTTGTGCAAGAGTATCGCTTACCAGGAAACACACAGATTGCAAGTTACTGCACGGATGGCCTCAGATTGTAACAGGAACGCTACAAGTTTGccggtctgaaaaaaaaaaaattcctcatGCGTCTGACGTCATCACGTTGTATGCGCATCACCATGGCAACACGTCCTGTATAGCTTGCGCCTTCTCCAATAGCTATGGCGCTCGGCAGAAAATAATTTCCAATACTGCCATAGCCCCTGGTCGCACCTGACAGCAGGAGGGGCCCCTGGGCAGCAGTTAGAATCAGCGCTAGTCCCAGGGCTTCAACCAAGGAGAGAGAGCTTGAGACCTGGTTGGAACAATCTATGGGGTGAGCCTGAATCCTTGACGCGGGACAGAAAAAGAACTGAAGGTGAAAGGGGAGGAGGGAGCTTTTAATTGCTATGCTAATTAGTTTTTCTGTCCAATCCTGCGGGGGCAGGGATACATACAAGTGACCCACTGCCATGAGTTAGTGAACAGGAAAACT
This window contains:
- the lrrc41.S gene encoding leucine-rich repeat-containing protein 41, with the translated sequence MDHAVEDAGGTATLFELCARVVNANMEKLEQDVWGLPAVILQGILPLLNIYYLERIEQTAVKKGLSTQSIWCKLWNDIMKSKPSRFGTVKCWRKKFLEAFFHNVLRGILKVSSDQRLNDQRFSPLVHSAPHVTELTICNKQQGVSELTPPVLECLARSVESLKFLHLRSSDQATQRSLRLLLHRLVHHGQVNRVSLLSWPSPDTNLLLLILSVSAGVWQKQASCPCTLCLKKSLNLNSDELQEKRPETGLLQSSSSADLSNMHSKNNVEEDMGSQSALLSLQPLNISHSVVTDCSDHSSAENPPRRVSRSTHSRKATCHKSLLPPNTFGSKVASTSRKNLKSGADIQDSIRSNPDDLYDFIFSVPSAGEGEALNTNKGYKESANEKPSEVSTVPLFDDLPPVEERRVISPIPDGAHHFRSVRALNLHNVPLTLSSCHFLCHLLRSWVSLERLTMAYNDLGANIFLIVEALSALSRCPGCSLSMFSMSDFTTHVPTLDLANTILTTFPSLQLLSLSYDLENHNEKETSEDISAEFKENQLKQLEIRFPQDPLPVGHLVSVLKASTFLLELSLDNATFSCTEDLKCVLRTLAEHNKALKRLSFHDMKMTDMHNEIVLLLNSSSLEEIKFSFCRLFEKGTDEFLAAFVGALRRNPSVKILKLCGNRLGNDGLAALADLYNPDSLSSVHYLDVSSNCIKPEGLLHFAKKLERGGKIKLRHLSVSQNLLDRDPVMAQEALQSLEGVCCVVSDNWDSAQVFADHVNGM